A part of Candidatus Babeliaceae bacterium genomic DNA contains:
- a CDS encoding glycosyltransferase, which produces MHILYIITKLELGGAQKVCLSLFNALQKDHTTFLLSGHEGVLVDQVRHLNQVTLIKTFTREIGIGLFLTELKNFWHITRHIKKLKNSYPDLIVHTHSTKAGIVGRWAAWLAGVTHRVHTVHGFACHEHQKKIAWILIYLCELITSLITTHFICVSQKDIGYGSRLFPHFTHKSSIIRAAIDYKKFLRVESLPFPTTTPFIFGTIACCKPQKNLHDLIHAFAEVYQHNKNTRLEIIGDGLMRPSLEELVKTLQLNHVVTFYGWRAEVQVPMSTWHTFTLTSLWEGLPCAIIEARSMKLPVISYATGGIPEVIFHEKNGLIYPQKDRLALAHGMLELSRNQILYEQLSSFSDNLADFSDDTMHEEHKKLYASFFA; this is translated from the coding sequence ATGCATATTTTGTACATCATCACAAAATTAGAACTTGGTGGAGCACAAAAAGTATGCCTCTCTTTATTTAACGCACTACAAAAAGATCACACTACTTTTTTATTATCAGGGCATGAAGGGGTTCTTGTTGATCAAGTGAGACATCTCAATCAGGTCACTCTGATAAAAACATTCACACGAGAAATAGGCATAGGCCTATTTCTCACTGAACTCAAAAATTTTTGGCACATAACGCGTCATATAAAAAAATTAAAAAACAGCTACCCAGACTTAATTGTTCACACCCATAGTACAAAAGCTGGAATTGTAGGCCGATGGGCCGCATGGCTTGCTGGCGTAACCCATCGCGTACATACCGTACATGGTTTTGCCTGCCATGAACATCAAAAAAAAATTGCCTGGATCTTAATTTATTTGTGCGAATTAATAACGAGCTTAATAACCACGCATTTTATTTGTGTATCACAAAAAGATATCGGCTACGGTTCTCGATTATTCCCACATTTTACACATAAAAGCTCAATAATTCGTGCTGCCATAGATTATAAAAAATTTTTACGTGTAGAAAGCCTGCCATTTCCTACAACAACCCCCTTTATTTTTGGCACCATAGCCTGCTGCAAACCTCAAAAAAATCTTCATGATCTTATTCATGCATTTGCAGAGGTATACCAACACAACAAAAACACTCGCTTAGAAATTATAGGTGATGGCCTAATGCGTCCCTCACTCGAAGAGCTGGTCAAAACGCTACAACTTAATCATGTTGTAACATTTTACGGCTGGCGTGCAGAAGTGCAAGTCCCCATGAGCACCTGGCACACGTTTACCCTGACATCATTATGGGAGGGACTTCCCTGCGCGATCATAGAAGCCCGCTCCATGAAGCTGCCCGTAATAAGTTATGCAACCGGCGGCATCCCTGAAGTAATTTTTCATGAAAAAAATGGGCTTATATACCCACAAAAAGACCGATTAGCGCTAGCTCACGGCATGCTTGAGCTCTCACGCAATCAAATATTATATGAACAGTTAAGCTCTTTTTCTGATAATCTTGCTGATTTTAGCGATGACACCATGCATGAAGAACACAAAAAACTTTACGCATCATTTTTTGCTTGA
- a CDS encoding ATP synthase F0 subunit C, translating to MTYPQIIHALSIATTVALPSLGVGLGQALIGKGVLKALDQQPSSAGLINSQFLISVVVTETAAILGTIIGLLLLFTHHNYPIAAIGMALSVAIPGFVIGLCSAFPSCAALQATARQPFMHRKITNLLLITLSILQTPLVFGFIMSLIIRNQLPNILQVSSSIVLCASGCALALGSIGPTIGLTYFGLASCKTLGRYPSSYQQILTFTFISQAMIETPTLFAFVIALTMAFMPNPPSIFVCIAVACSVGLSTLGVGIASGKTAGTTCQEIGKHPEHYSLLLRTSALGQAIIDTGAIYGLIISFILLFA from the coding sequence ATGACATATCCTCAAATAATTCATGCACTCTCTATTGCAACAACGGTCGCACTTCCTTCACTGGGTGTAGGTCTCGGTCAAGCTCTTATTGGCAAAGGTGTTTTAAAGGCCTTAGATCAACAACCAAGCTCTGCCGGGCTCATTAATAGTCAATTTCTCATCAGCGTTGTTGTTACAGAGACTGCTGCAATTTTAGGAACTATTATAGGGCTTTTATTGCTTTTTACGCACCACAATTACCCTATTGCTGCAATCGGCATGGCTCTTTCTGTCGCTATACCAGGGTTTGTCATAGGATTGTGCTCTGCATTTCCTTCATGCGCTGCATTACAAGCAACTGCACGGCAACCATTTATGCATAGAAAAATTACTAATCTTTTACTGATCACTCTTTCAATTCTACAAACACCACTCGTTTTTGGTTTTATCATGAGCCTTATTATTCGCAACCAATTGCCAAATATACTACAGGTATCATCAAGTATCGTGTTATGCGCAAGCGGCTGCGCATTAGCCCTAGGATCAATTGGGCCAACCATTGGATTAACATATTTTGGTCTTGCCAGCTGCAAAACCCTCGGACGCTACCCGAGCTCATATCAACAAATTTTAACATTTACGTTTATCAGCCAAGCTATGATAGAAACACCGACTCTTTTTGCATTTGTTATTGCGCTCACCATGGCCTTTATGCCCAACCCTCCATCAATATTCGTGTGTATCGCGGTTGCATGCTCGGTTGGATTAAGCACATTAGGGGTTGGCATAGCATCAGGAAAAACCGCAGGCACCACCTGTCAAGAAATAGGAAAACATCCCGAACATTATTCTCTTTTATTGCGAACAAGCGCTCTGGGTCAAGCTATTATTGATACCGGTGCTATTTACGGACTTATTATTTCGTTTATACTACTCTTTGCATAA
- a CDS encoding FoF1 ATP synthase subunit a, which produces MEGFDLFHTKLWYPLSFLGIHSPFMALNAHTLVFTWATLILIFIGSCLCRWALRDEKSIASHIIISGINTLKDLLNQSIDHFEYKYFAFITTLFIFIFVCNSLILIPHLEEPTKDLNTTFALALMAFFYIQKESIRHHGLFGYLKDFFKIPFTFDATKNLAPLDLIIIPAKAIVNLASALFTLPLELIGRVATIISLSFRLFGNIFGGSIISALWQKLLTKSVFLQFFGIFSGFNLIIALFFGLFEGFIQAFVFTILTLTYLSLALRSTHEGEEI; this is translated from the coding sequence ATGGAAGGTTTTGATCTTTTTCATACTAAACTTTGGTATCCATTATCATTTTTAGGTATACATTCACCCTTCATGGCACTCAATGCGCACACACTGGTATTTACCTGGGCAACCCTTATCCTCATTTTTATTGGGTCATGTTTGTGTCGCTGGGCATTACGAGATGAAAAAAGCATAGCATCTCATATTATTATCTCTGGTATTAACACACTCAAAGACTTACTAAATCAATCGATTGATCACTTTGAATACAAATACTTTGCATTTATAACAACATTATTTATTTTTATTTTTGTATGTAATAGTCTTATTCTTATTCCACACTTAGAAGAACCAACAAAAGACCTTAATACAACCTTTGCACTCGCACTTATGGCGTTTTTCTATATTCAAAAAGAAAGCATTCGTCATCATGGCCTGTTTGGTTATCTTAAAGATTTCTTTAAAATCCCCTTCACGTTTGATGCAACAAAAAATCTCGCCCCCCTAGATCTTATAATAATTCCCGCTAAAGCGATCGTTAATCTGGCAAGTGCACTCTTCACCCTCCCACTGGAACTTATTGGACGCGTAGCAACAATTATATCATTATCATTTAGATTATTTGGTAATATTTTTGGTGGATCAATTATTAGTGCGCTTTGGCAAAAACTGCTGACAAAATCAGTTTTTTTACAATTTTTTGGAATTTTTTCAGGATTTAATCTTATAATAGCCCTCTTTTTTGGCTTATTTGAAGGTTTTATCCAGGCATTCGTATTCACTATTTTAACCCTCACGTATTTAAGCCTTGCATTACGTTCTACTCATGAAGGCGAAGAGATATGA
- a CDS encoding prepilin-type N-terminal cleavage/methylation domain-containing protein, protein MNKKTFLRGFSLIELMIVVSILAFLSMLVIPHLSHFLAKSKRTEAYINLRSLYMAQKAYWLEHGSYTQQLAGPDSLGWKPEGVVCYSYGFGGSEGVNNVIGSLKTPSSALAPATAGSDSFIIAAAGDIDGDGTPDVLTIDQSGIIKIVTDDLA, encoded by the coding sequence ATGAATAAAAAAACGTTTTTAAGGGGTTTTAGCTTGATAGAACTCATGATTGTTGTATCAATTTTGGCCTTTTTATCAATGCTGGTTATTCCGCATTTGAGCCATTTTTTGGCAAAATCTAAGCGAACAGAAGCTTATATCAATTTACGCTCCCTGTATATGGCCCAAAAAGCCTATTGGCTTGAGCATGGGAGCTATACCCAGCAGCTTGCCGGTCCAGACAGCCTGGGCTGGAAGCCTGAAGGGGTGGTGTGTTATTCCTATGGTTTTGGGGGGTCTGAAGGGGTCAATAATGTTATAGGGTCCCTAAAAACACCTTCGAGCGCCCTTGCCCCAGCTACTGCAGGTTCAGATAGCTTTATTATAGCTGCTGCAGGCGATATCGACGGGGACGGCACCCCGGACGTGCTCACCATCGATCAATCCGGAATTATCAAGATAGTTACCGACGACTTAGCCTGA
- a CDS encoding prolyl oligopeptidase family serine peptidase — translation MTICKKSILALCASVMLCAQAGDVPAVEQVTFVFAHGLGGSLRDGLFHARRNIICEPMHSFNFQHAIRGNEFVSFGQELEIETLKTECDSILGNKVLVGLSMGASSIITYLSDHYSPDIKAAVLISPFDSLESVIAFKTYSIPGVYNVAKKFINSSFMYPHYDDHGIKPIKVVHKLNKNMPILFIHSKADELVPVTCSRHMYRHLKRAGHNDVYLLELDTATHAGHCYGPDAQVVEKVVHAFYKKYNLPHNPELAQDGDALFNQCQPTIKEVAQRK, via the coding sequence ATGACTATATGTAAGAAAAGCATATTAGCATTGTGTGCGAGCGTAATGCTCTGTGCGCAAGCGGGCGATGTGCCAGCAGTTGAGCAGGTGACCTTCGTTTTTGCGCATGGCCTTGGCGGCAGTTTGCGCGATGGGCTCTTTCATGCCAGGCGCAATATTATATGCGAGCCTATGCATTCATTCAATTTTCAACATGCGATAAGAGGCAACGAGTTTGTTTCTTTTGGCCAAGAGTTGGAAATTGAAACGCTGAAGACTGAATGTGATTCTATCCTGGGGAATAAAGTCTTGGTAGGTCTTTCTATGGGTGCAAGTAGCATTATAACGTATTTAAGTGATCATTATAGCCCCGACATTAAGGCCGCAGTGCTGATTTCGCCGTTTGATAGCTTGGAAAGTGTTATTGCATTCAAAACGTACTCAATTCCGGGTGTTTATAACGTGGCTAAAAAATTTATTAATTCTAGCTTCATGTATCCGCATTATGATGATCATGGTATTAAGCCTATTAAAGTAGTGCATAAGCTTAATAAAAATATGCCAATCTTGTTTATTCATTCAAAAGCCGACGAGTTGGTGCCGGTGACGTGTTCTCGGCATATGTACAGACATTTAAAGAGAGCTGGACATAACGATGTGTATCTTTTAGAGCTTGATACCGCAACGCACGCAGGACATTGTTACGGTCCTGACGCTCAAGTAGTAGAAAAAGTGGTGCATGCATTTTATAAAAAATATAACTTGCCGCACAATCCAGAGCTTGCGCAAGATGGCGATGCGCTTTTTAATCAATGCCAGCCAACAATAAAAGAAGTTGCTCAAAGAAAATAA